The sequence TGAACAGATACCCAGATGGCTGGAGAGGATGGTGGCTTCAGCTGGGCTTTGAGTGGCAAGGAGGCATGAGAGGGAAAGAAGAGTTCTGGGTAGAACACCCAGAAAAGGCTAAGATCCcatggtcatcttcagctacatcatgagttagaggctagccagccttggctacattgagaccctgtcttaacaaacaaacaaacaaaaaaaccccaaaggcACAAGTATACCTGAGGCCAGATGCTTTCtgagtggggggcggggaggaggctTTCAGCAGGATTCTGCTCTATTTGGAGAGTCCAGGAAGGGGCTGATGTCCAGTCTGAGGCATGAGGTGGCCTCAGTTCCTCTAGCTAGCCTATGGGAAAGACTCCCTGAAAGGTAtcctaggcaggtgctccaccagGTCCCATTCACAGCCTGGGCCCtttccctcagcttcccaaaggcCTTCAGGAAGGGGTGTGAGGAAGTCCTTGTGCTGGTGTCCAGCTCGAAACTCTTGCCGCTTTCGCAGGTGCTGGGAGCCCTGTTCCTGGCCATCGGCTTCTGGGCTTGGGGCGAGAAGGTAAGAGAGTGGCgcccaggggtggggtgggagcacaATCACTCCCTCATGCTGTCCACTCCCCTGTTGCAGGGTGTTCTCTCCAACATCTCGGCGCTGACAGATCTAGGAGGTCTAGACCCTGTGTGGCTGTTTGTGGTGGTTGGTGGTGTCATGTCGGTGCTGGGCTTCGCTGGCTGCATTGGTGCCCTCCGGGAAAACACCTTCCTGCTCAAGTTTGTAAGTGTCTCTACCCCAGATACACTGGAGACCCCTGTCCTCTTTCTGTTCAGTTCTTTGCCTAGGCCTGGTGACCAGACAGGGAACAGGTAAAACCACGCTGTCTTTTGTCAACACAAGACAGCCTTAAAGAGCAGGGAgccagctcagtggtagagcgcttgcctagcacacacagggCTCTGGGGTCCGTACtgcagggctgggaggagggggcagcaCTCAAATAATAGTGGGTAGAGACTGGAGACTGACGCCCCCTTGGGTCTTGGCAGAGGTGTGGGAAGCTCCTGCCTGTGGAGCCCCCAGATCCCTGCCTCTCCAATGCCTACCGTCTGTGTGCCCCCAACCCAGTTCTCCGTGTTCCTCGgcctcatcttcttcctggagctgGCGACAGGGATCCTGGCCTTTGTCTTCAAGGACTGGATTCGAGACCAACTCAATCTCTTCATCAACAGCAATGTCAAAGCCTACCGGGATGACATTGACCTTCAGAACCTTATCGACTTTGCTCAGGAATACGTGAGTGTGATAGCCATCGTGGGCCCCATGCAGGCAATCCCTGATGGGCACTTGAGAGAAACAGcaaattttctgtgtgtgtgcatcacttCCTCACTCACCCAGGCCAGCAGATGCCAGGGAAGAGAGAGCCCCTGTGCCAGGAGAAGCCAGCTCCTGCCTATTCCCCaggcttcctcctgcctggcttcttAGGGACACAGGTGTGTGAAGCTGTGGCCAGAGGAGGAAATGGCATGTACAGTGCaagtttctctttctcctcagtCTGGGCCCAGAgtgtctggggtgtgtgtgtgtgtgctatgttgCTGATGCCCCAGTACTGTGCCTCAAATTTTGTCCAGCTCAGCCACTTAGGTTTGGTGACAGACACTCTTTGAGAAATGTATTGCTGGATGATTTTGTCCTTGTGCAGACATCAGAGCAAAATCTAGCAACATAGTtgcttagtttcttttttcaattttatttattttatgtgtacgggtgttttgcctgcacaccatatgtgtgtctggtacctgaagaggccaggagagggcattggatccttggatctggagttacaggtagttgtgagccaccatattggtgctgggaattgaacctgggtcctcaaaaaaagcagccagtgttcttaaccactgatctgCCTCTCCAGCTGGAGCATAGTTGCTTATTTTCATCAAGTCTTGTGCACTGTCTGTAATTAAAAGCTCTGCACTTACAGCCATGAAACTATTCCCACCTGTGCATTCCAATCCTCACAATTCCTTAGGGCCACACCCTGTCACACCCAGTCACCTTATCAAGATTTGGCGCTGGGAGCTGGGACTCTGCAGTGCCTTGGAGCTGCCCAGGGCAGAAGCAGTCATGTAGCCTGAAGTTCCCTGTGCTTGCTTTCTCTATTCAGTATGGAACTGGGACAGGCCCTGAGCCAGGTGCGGGGAGAttcagtgtttttaaaatgtgcagcCTGTTCTCTTCGTGATGGCAGTGTCCTGGGGGATGGTGATGCACATACAAAACGGGGctattggggggtggggagtggggagaagagAGCACACCGTGGCAAGGGCTGAAATGGAGAGCGTAGTGAGGGGGAGCCCCTGGACAGTGACCTTGACGCCTCCCTGAGGAGGGGAAGGAACAGTGGGCGGTGTGAAGAACAGGACTGTCCCCAGAAGGGACAGCAGGCTCTTAGCAGGTGACGGGGCAGACGCTGGCTCAGTGGTGTCGGAGACCTGCACACAGCGCACGGCCAGGCGTCCTGCCCCTGGCTCTGCCACAGGGCCTGCGCCTGACACCGGAGCCGTCTCATGCTCACCCTGGAGCTTCCCCAGCCCTCACAGCCATCTTTGCCGTGGCTGGGACAGTCCCCCCAGGGCTCTGCACTGTTAGGCCCCTGCACTGCAGACTTGGGCTTGCCATGGCGACATCTGGGAAGGTTCGCAGGGTTATTCTGGGGAGGGGCGCTGTGACTTCAGATCATGCCAGCAGGCGTTTGCGGAGTGGATTgggatgggagagctggctgggCTCCTCTCCTGTCCCTGCGGTGAAGGATTTGCAAATCTGGGCAAGTGTGCAGACCCAGTGCGGATATGAGGATGTGTGGTGCCTCTGTCCCCTCAGGGTTCGGTCTTGCTCCTGCCCCTCAGGTCCACGAGGAGGCCACAGCCTTCAAGCAGCGTTTCACCACTCGGATTCCTAGGGGCTCAGGCTCGTCTGCTGGGGGGATTGGAGTTGCCCCTTCCAGCCAACCCGCCCTCTCCTTTGGGTTTGCCCCAAACAGGGAGGGTGAGGCTCTAGGGTTAGGCCCAGTTGCCAGCTGTGGACCCCTAAACCcaggctctcctctctccctagTGGTCTTGCTGTGGCGCCCGAGGGCCCAATGACTGGAACCTCAATATCTACTTCAACTGCACTGACTTGAACCCGAGCCGTGAGCGCTGTGGGGTGCCCTTTTCCTGCTGTGTTAGGGACCCTGCGGTAAGTGGGGCCCTGGGAGGAGGCAGGACCCCTAAGCAGTAGGAGGTGCATGCCGGTGTGCTCTGGTGTCCATGAGAGAGCTAAGAAGTCTGGAGTTTGGCTGCAGATGAGTGGGCATGGCAAAACCCAAGCTTCTATTTGCTTTTCTGTGAAAGAAGAGCATTTTAGTTTAGGATCCAGTGAGACCATGGGTGTTCCCTTAGCATAT is a genomic window of Peromyscus maniculatus bairdii isolate BWxNUB_F1_BW_parent chromosome 5, HU_Pman_BW_mat_3.1, whole genome shotgun sequence containing:
- the Tspan17 gene encoding tetraspanin-17 isoform X2; translation: MPGKHQHFQDPEVGCCGKYFLFGFNIVFWVLGALFLAIGFWAWGEKGVLSNISALTDLGGLDPVWLFVVVGGVMSVLGFAGCIGALRENTFLLKFFSVFLGLIFFLELATGILAFVFKDWIRDQLNLFINSNVKAYRDDIDLQNLIDFAQEYWSCCGARGPNDWNLNIYFNCTDLNPSRERCGVPFSCCVRDPAEDVLNTQCGYDIRLKLIFGICLAQNLVSDIKAVKANWISHGDGYKLLNKRHFEKQWLILTIFEGSVGSAASELSREGPGLHPTA
- the Tspan17 gene encoding tetraspanin-17 isoform X3, producing the protein MPGKHQHFQDPEVGCCGKYFLFGFNIVFWVLGALFLAIGFWAWGEKGVLSNISALTDLGGLDPVWLFVVVGGVMSVLGFAGCIGALRENTFLLKFFSVFLGLIFFLELATGILAFVFKDWIRDQLNLFINSNVKAYRDDIDLQNLIDFAQEYWSCCGARGPNDWNLNIYFNCTDLNPSRERCGVPFSCCVRDPAEDVLNTQCGYDIRLKLELEQQGSIYTKGCVGQFEKWLQDNLIVVAGVLVGIALLQIFGICLAQNLVSDIKAVKAN
- the Tspan17 gene encoding tetraspanin-17 isoform X1, encoding MPGKHQHFQDPEVGCCGKYFLFGFNIVFWVLGALFLAIGFWAWGEKGVLSNISALTDLGGLDPVWLFVVVGGVMSVLGFAGCIGALRENTFLLKFFSVFLGLIFFLELATGILAFVFKDWIRDQLNLFINSNVKAYRDDIDLQNLIDFAQEYWSCCGARGPNDWNLNIYFNCTDLNPSRERCGVPFSCCVRDPAEDVLNTQCGYDIRLKLELEQQGSIYTKGCVGQFEKWLQDNLIVVAGVLVGIALLQIFGICLAQNLVSDIKAVKANWISHGDGYKLLNKRHFEKQWLILTIFEGSVGSAASELSREGPGLHPTA